The Exiguobacterium acetylicum genome includes a window with the following:
- a CDS encoding phage holin produces the protein MAASVSGVAMIRVQAWIRLLIPLYVFLELLLPTLGFTALPVSSSDVERFVTGLIGLVGLLIAWWKNNDVTERALRQRQAQEQMENTSITD, from the coding sequence ATGGCGGCGTCTGTTTCCGGTGTCGCCATGATTCGTGTTCAGGCGTGGATTCGTCTGTTGATTCCGCTCTATGTCTTTCTTGAATTACTCTTACCGACGCTCGGTTTTACAGCATTACCGGTGTCGTCAAGTGACGTCGAGCGGTTCGTGACCGGTCTGATTGGACTAGTCGGTCTGCTCATTGCTTGGTGGAAGAACAATGACGTGACAGAACGGGCACTAAGACAAAGACAAGCGCAGGAACAGATGGAAAACACATCCATAACCGATTGA